The proteins below come from a single Candidatus Methylomirabilota bacterium genomic window:
- a CDS encoding LLM class flavin-dependent oxidoreductase: MTTPGRVKFAIAVPQLFREPRVDLTALREFLQRAETLGCHSVWVQEQILGEAGSLEPVALLAHAAALTERLRLGVAVLLTPLRSPVQLAKALTTVDQLSAGRLIVGVGLGGRTTIYPAFGLSPERRVRRFTEGLEVMKRLWTQDRVTFDGDFVKLEDAAMAPKPVQRPHPPIWFGAHHIDAVRRAVRLGDGFIGAGASSTAEFKDQVAQVRRFVAESGRDPSTFALAKRVYIHVDSDRARGVARLREWFGWYYGNAELAERVAVAGSVEACVNELREIRAAGAELLLLNPVFEEQRHLELFAREVMAAVR, encoded by the coding sequence ATGACGACGCCGGGTCGGGTGAAGTTCGCGATCGCCGTGCCGCAGCTCTTCCGCGAGCCGCGCGTCGACCTGACGGCCCTCCGAGAGTTTCTTCAGCGGGCGGAGACGCTCGGCTGCCACAGCGTCTGGGTTCAGGAGCAGATCCTGGGGGAGGCCGGGAGCCTCGAGCCGGTGGCCCTCCTCGCCCACGCCGCGGCCCTGACGGAGCGACTGCGGCTCGGCGTGGCCGTGCTGCTGACACCGCTCCGGAGCCCCGTGCAGCTGGCCAAGGCCCTGACGACCGTGGATCAGCTGAGCGCGGGACGGCTCATCGTGGGTGTCGGCCTCGGGGGCCGAACCACGATCTACCCCGCCTTCGGGCTGTCGCCGGAGCGGCGGGTCCGCCGCTTCACCGAGGGCCTCGAGGTCATGAAGCGGCTCTGGACCCAGGATCGCGTCACGTTCGACGGCGACTTCGTCAAGCTCGAGGACGCGGCCATGGCGCCCAAGCCGGTCCAGAGGCCGCATCCCCCCATCTGGTTCGGCGCCCATCACATCGACGCGGTGCGACGGGCCGTCCGGCTGGGTGATGGCTTCATCGGAGCCGGGGCCTCGTCCACGGCGGAGTTCAAGGATCAGGTCGCCCAAGTGCGGCGGTTCGTCGCCGAGAGCGGGCGGGACCCGTCGACCTTCGCCCTCGCCAAGCGCGTCTACATTCACGTCGATTCCGACCGCGCCCGCGGGGTCGCCCGGCTGCGCGAGTGGTTCGGCTGGTACTACGGGAACGCGGAGCTCGCCGAGCGGGTGGCGGTGGCGGGCTCCGTCGAGGCGTGCGTGAACGAGCTCCGAGAGATCCGGGCGGCCGGCGCCGAGCTGCTGCTCCTGAACCCCGTGTTCGAGGAGCAGCGGCATCTGGAGCTCTTCGCCCGCGAGGTCATGGCGGCGGTGCGATGA
- a CDS encoding DoxX family membrane protein — protein sequence MKAYGITLLRVTVGAIYLLHAYRLVAVTTPTATATFIAQTFGLPYPTLMAWLVIAAHGLGGLMLVGGILTRGAAAANALITAVILVRVHVPHGFFLRGPGVELGADRSGVVGVEYMLLLTAATLALLFLGSGPLALRPSK from the coding sequence ATGAAGGCCTACGGGATCACGCTGCTCAGGGTCACGGTCGGCGCCATCTACCTCCTGCACGCCTACCGGCTGGTCGCCGTCACCACCCCGACCGCGACCGCCACCTTCATCGCCCAGACGTTCGGGCTGCCCTATCCGACGCTGATGGCGTGGCTCGTGATCGCCGCCCACGGCCTGGGCGGGCTCATGCTCGTCGGGGGCATCCTGACCCGCGGCGCCGCCGCCGCCAACGCGCTCATCACCGCCGTCATCCTGGTCCGCGTCCACGTCCCCCACGGCTTCTTCCTGCGGGGGCCCGGCGTCGAGCTGGGGGCGGACCGTTCGGGCGTGGTGGGCGTCGAGTACATGCTGCTCCTGACCGCGGCGACGCTCGCCCTCCTCTTTCTCGGCTCCGGGCCCCTGGCCCTCCGTCCCTCCAAGTAG
- a CDS encoding LLM class flavin-dependent oxidoreductase has product MKFGFIPTEGGAFYPEALREVERGEALGFDSVWMEEHHGVRDHYWPSPLVVLAGFATRTSRVLLGTDIAVLPFYDPVRAAEDAALLDVMSGGRLVFGVAIGYKPDEFALYRTPLEGRGKRFEEALTVIRALWTQDGVTHPGPHYPLRGARIEPKPLQKPHPPVWIGGWGELALRRAARLGEAWVPGPTANLAKLLDAKRAYQRELATGGRPEPAAWPLTRDTVIADTDAEAWELAERHLLVNYRDEYGGGRWKHPLIGAQDATPVDRLEALGQDRFIIGGPERCIGQIRRFVHAFGTNHLIFRLYFPGMPHAHIARELELLSREVFPAFR; this is encoded by the coding sequence ATGAAGTTCGGGTTCATCCCCACCGAAGGCGGCGCCTTCTACCCCGAGGCGCTCCGGGAGGTCGAGCGCGGCGAAGCCCTCGGCTTCGATTCGGTGTGGATGGAGGAGCACCACGGGGTCCGCGATCACTACTGGCCCTCTCCGCTCGTCGTCCTGGCCGGCTTTGCAACCCGGACCTCGCGGGTGCTTCTCGGCACCGACATCGCGGTGCTGCCATTCTACGATCCGGTGCGGGCGGCCGAGGACGCGGCCCTCCTCGACGTCATGTCCGGCGGCCGGCTCGTGTTCGGGGTGGCGATCGGCTACAAGCCCGACGAGTTCGCGCTCTACCGCACGCCGCTCGAGGGCCGCGGGAAGCGCTTCGAGGAGGCCCTCACCGTCATCCGCGCCCTGTGGACGCAGGACGGCGTCACGCATCCCGGGCCTCACTACCCCCTCCGCGGCGCCCGCATCGAGCCCAAGCCGCTCCAGAAGCCACACCCACCTGTCTGGATCGGCGGCTGGGGCGAGCTGGCCCTCCGGCGCGCGGCGCGGCTCGGGGAGGCGTGGGTGCCCGGACCGACGGCCAACCTGGCCAAGCTCCTCGACGCCAAGCGCGCGTACCAGCGGGAGCTGGCGACCGGTGGTCGACCCGAGCCGGCCGCCTGGCCGCTCACGCGCGACACGGTCATCGCCGACACCGACGCCGAGGCCTGGGAGCTCGCCGAGCGCCACCTCCTGGTCAACTACCGCGACGAGTACGGCGGGGGCCGGTGGAAGCACCCGCTCATCGGCGCCCAGGACGCGACACCGGTCGACCGCCTGGAGGCCCTCGGCCAGGACCGCTTCATCATCGGCGGTCCCGAGCGATGCATCGGCCAGATCCGGCGTTTCGTGCACGCATTCGGCACGAATCACCTGATCTTCCGCCTCTACTTCCCCGGGATGCCGCACGCTCACATCGCGCGCGAGCTCGAGCTCCTGAGCCGGGAGGTCTTCCCCGCCTTCCGCTGA
- a CDS encoding Gfo/Idh/MocA family oxidoreductase → MEPRVRIGLVGARAAAETHIRAMAHLRGSKADVVAVAAATRASAEAFARRHEVPLALDDYRALCERPDVDCVDVCCPNDLHHVVAIAAAGTGKHVIVEKPLTGYFGTDGERIEATPRERMLAGALANADAVLEACRAAGVTLCYAENIVYAPAIAKLKRLLEVSGGAFLDLRAEEAHSGSVAPYSRRWRTSGGGSLLRMGSHPIATLLHLKHAEGRLRGGRPIRARSVFAEVGALTRLPQVRAERRAYLQTGWQDVEDWAGALITFEDGTRGTILASDVSLGGVKNLVTAYMSNGVAQIAINPNTGMQLYAPDPGVWGEEYISEKVETRAGWQFPNPVEHWMRGYAEELTDFVDAILERRQPVSGGDLARETVEVIYAGYLSAATGRRVELPRKP, encoded by the coding sequence GTGGAGCCGCGCGTCCGCATCGGCCTGGTCGGGGCCCGGGCCGCCGCCGAAACCCACATCCGGGCGATGGCCCACCTGCGCGGATCCAAGGCCGACGTGGTGGCGGTGGCGGCGGCGACGCGCGCGAGCGCCGAGGCCTTCGCCCGGCGCCACGAGGTGCCGCTGGCGCTCGACGACTACCGGGCGCTCTGCGAGCGCCCCGACGTGGACTGCGTGGACGTCTGCTGCCCGAACGACCTCCACCACGTGGTCGCGATCGCCGCCGCGGGCACCGGCAAGCACGTGATCGTCGAGAAGCCGCTGACCGGGTACTTCGGGACGGACGGAGAGCGCATCGAGGCGACGCCGCGCGAGCGCATGCTGGCCGGGGCGCTGGCCAACGCCGATGCGGTGCTGGAGGCGTGCCGGGCGGCCGGCGTGACGCTCTGCTATGCCGAGAACATCGTCTATGCTCCGGCCATCGCCAAGCTCAAGCGCCTCCTCGAGGTCTCGGGCGGCGCGTTCCTCGACCTCCGGGCCGAGGAGGCCCACTCGGGGTCGGTGGCGCCCTACTCCCGCCGCTGGCGTACCTCGGGCGGCGGCTCTCTCCTCCGGATGGGGTCCCATCCGATCGCCACCCTCCTCCACCTCAAGCACGCCGAGGGCCGCCTCCGCGGAGGCCGGCCGATCCGGGCCCGGAGCGTCTTCGCGGAGGTCGGCGCCCTGACGCGGTTGCCGCAGGTCCGGGCCGAGCGCCGCGCCTATCTTCAGACCGGCTGGCAGGACGTCGAGGACTGGGCCGGCGCCCTCATCACCTTCGAGGACGGGACGCGAGGGACGATCCTCGCCTCCGACGTCTCGCTCGGCGGCGTGAAGAACCTGGTAACGGCCTACATGTCGAACGGCGTCGCCCAGATCGCCATCAACCCGAACACGGGGATGCAGCTCTATGCGCCCGATCCCGGCGTGTGGGGCGAGGAGTACATCTCCGAGAAGGTCGAGACCCGGGCCGGCTGGCAGTTCCCGAACCCGGTCGAGCACTGGATGCGGGGCTATGCCGAGGAGCTGACCGACTTCGTCGACGCCATCCTCGAGCGCCGCCAGCCGGTGAGCGGCGGTGATCTGGCGCGCGAGACCGTCGAAGTGATCTACGCGGGCTATCTGTCGGCGGCCACCGGCCGCCGCGTCGAGCTGCCACGGAAGCCATGA
- a CDS encoding aldehyde dehydrogenase family protein — protein MELIDKTPRMWIDGREASGAAGETFPVMNPASEEELAQVPQATVADVDRAAEAAHRAFEAGPWPRLRPRERARLLLRLAALVREHQETLARLETLNVGKPIRDSRDEVGMVADCLEYYAGAVTRIVGETIPTHAPGLDFTLREPIGVCALIVPWNFPLAIASWKVAPALAAGNTVILKPASYTPLTALALGRLALEAGLPPGVLNVLTGPGAGIGPALVRHPRVGKIAFTGETATGAEIMKLAADGIKRLSLELGGKSPLIVFDDVDLDHVVEASVGVIYGNAGQDCCARSRALVHRSVYDAFAERWTARARRLRVGDPLDEATEMGPLVSRSHRARVLSYVAAGRQEGARLLYGGEVPGSGRGFYLSPAVFADVTPPMRIAQEEIFGPVLSILPFTTEEDCVRLANDTVYGLSGSIWTRDLGRALRVAKRIRAGVLSVNGSSSVHVEAPFGGYKQSGLGRELGMHALALYTEVKNVHVTLGEPP, from the coding sequence ATGGAGCTCATCGACAAGACGCCCCGGATGTGGATCGATGGCCGCGAGGCGTCGGGAGCCGCGGGCGAGACCTTTCCGGTGATGAACCCCGCGTCGGAGGAGGAGCTGGCCCAGGTCCCCCAGGCGACGGTCGCCGACGTCGATCGGGCGGCGGAGGCAGCTCACCGGGCCTTCGAGGCCGGCCCGTGGCCCCGCCTGCGCCCGCGCGAACGAGCCCGGCTCCTCCTCCGCCTGGCCGCGCTGGTCCGGGAGCATCAGGAGACGCTGGCCCGGCTCGAGACGCTGAACGTCGGCAAGCCGATCCGCGACAGCCGTGACGAGGTCGGCATGGTCGCGGATTGCCTCGAGTATTACGCCGGAGCGGTCACCCGGATCGTCGGGGAGACCATTCCGACCCATGCGCCGGGACTCGACTTCACGCTCCGCGAGCCGATCGGCGTGTGTGCCCTCATCGTCCCGTGGAACTTCCCCCTGGCGATCGCGTCGTGGAAGGTCGCGCCGGCCCTGGCCGCCGGGAACACCGTGATCCTCAAGCCGGCCTCGTACACGCCGCTCACCGCGCTGGCCCTCGGCCGGCTGGCCCTGGAGGCCGGTCTGCCGCCGGGCGTGCTCAACGTCCTCACCGGGCCAGGCGCCGGCATCGGGCCTGCGCTCGTCCGGCATCCCCGGGTCGGCAAGATCGCCTTCACCGGGGAGACCGCCACCGGTGCCGAGATCATGAAGCTCGCCGCCGACGGGATCAAGCGCCTCTCGCTGGAGCTGGGCGGCAAGTCGCCGCTCATCGTGTTCGACGACGTGGACCTCGACCACGTCGTGGAAGCCTCGGTGGGCGTGATCTACGGGAACGCCGGGCAGGACTGCTGCGCCCGCAGCCGGGCCCTCGTGCATCGCTCGGTCTACGACGCCTTCGCCGAGCGGTGGACGGCGCGGGCGCGGCGGCTCAGGGTGGGCGACCCGCTCGACGAGGCGACCGAGATGGGACCGCTGGTCTCCCGAAGCCACCGGGCGCGCGTCCTGAGCTACGTGGCGGCCGGGCGCCAGGAGGGGGCGCGTCTCCTCTACGGCGGCGAGGTCCCGGGGTCCGGCCGAGGCTTCTACCTCAGCCCGGCGGTCTTCGCGGACGTGACCCCGCCAATGCGGATCGCCCAGGAAGAAATCTTCGGGCCGGTGCTCTCGATCCTCCCGTTCACGACCGAGGAGGACTGCGTGCGGCTCGCCAATGATACCGTATACGGCCTCTCCGGCTCGATCTGGACGCGCGACCTCGGGCGCGCCCTCCGCGTGGCCAAGCGCATCCGCGCGGGCGTCCTGTCGGTGAACGGCTCCTCCAGTGTGCACGTCGAGGCGCCATTCGGCGGGTACAAGCAGTCGGGGCTCGGGCGCGAGCTCGGCATGCACGCGTTGGCCCTCTACACCGAGGTGAAGAATGTGCACGTCACCCTCGGCGAGCCGCCGTAG
- a CDS encoding response regulator has product MKTARILVVDDEAEVRELVAEFLESKGYVALTASNGFEALTTVKEQRPDLILMDVMMPRMSGLETLHRIRELDRDIGVIMLTAVEDEVIAKEAMRKEAYDYITKPLDFGYLELVILTKLAQGER; this is encoded by the coding sequence ATGAAGACAGCGCGGATCCTCGTCGTCGACGACGAGGCGGAAGTGCGGGAGCTCGTTGCCGAGTTCCTGGAATCCAAGGGATACGTCGCCCTGACCGCGTCGAACGGCTTCGAAGCCCTCACCACGGTCAAGGAACAGCGCCCGGACCTCATCCTGATGGACGTCATGATGCCCAGGATGAGCGGCCTGGAGACCCTTCACCGGATCCGGGAGCTCGATCGGGACATCGGAGTCATCATGTTGACAGCCGTCGAGGACGAGGTGATTGCCAAGGAGGCGATGCGGAAAGAAGCCTACGACTACATCACCAAGCCGCTGGACTTCGGCTATCTCGAGCTCGTCATCCTCACCAAGCTGGCCCAGGGAGAGCGTTAG
- a CDS encoding AAA family ATPase: MYEAYWGLSAPPFQNVPDPKFFCPLPACQEILDKLLYVVQYGKGGALLTGEVGCGKSTLSRVFLLQLDEERFDIGLVINPAMPAEELLHEMAVQLGLSPVSSQRSALFRMLNDHFLENARAGKTTVLIIDEAHTIKDEAVFEDLRMLLNFQFNDRQLLTLVLLGPAELREVMNRHGSLAQRLPIRLNLSPLTEDETAAYVQFRLEKAGATRPIVTAEALRAIARETGGIPRKINNLCDLCLFEGWRKQAKAVDTALVKLALGSL, encoded by the coding sequence GTGTACGAGGCGTACTGGGGTCTGAGCGCGCCCCCGTTTCAGAACGTCCCCGACCCCAAGTTCTTCTGTCCCCTGCCGGCCTGTCAGGAGATCTTGGACAAGCTGCTCTACGTCGTCCAGTACGGCAAGGGCGGCGCGCTCCTCACCGGGGAGGTCGGGTGCGGGAAGAGCACGTTGAGCCGGGTCTTCCTGCTGCAACTGGACGAGGAGCGGTTCGACATCGGTCTGGTGATCAATCCGGCCATGCCGGCCGAGGAGCTGCTCCACGAGATGGCCGTGCAGCTCGGTCTCTCGCCCGTGAGCTCGCAGCGCTCGGCGCTGTTCCGGATGCTGAACGACCATTTCCTGGAGAACGCCCGAGCCGGCAAGACGACGGTTCTCATCATCGACGAAGCGCACACCATCAAGGACGAGGCGGTCTTCGAGGATCTCCGGATGCTCTTGAACTTCCAGTTCAACGACCGCCAGCTCCTCACCCTGGTCCTCCTGGGCCCGGCCGAGCTCAGGGAGGTGATGAACCGCCACGGGTCGCTCGCCCAGCGGCTGCCCATCCGGCTGAACCTGAGCCCCCTCACCGAGGACGAGACGGCCGCCTACGTCCAGTTCCGGCTGGAGAAGGCCGGAGCGACGCGGCCCATCGTCACCGCCGAGGCGCTGCGGGCGATCGCCCGGGAGACGGGAGGCATCCCGCGGAAGATCAACAACCTCTGCGACCTGTGCCTCTTCGAGGGCTGGAGGAAACAGGCCAAGGCCGTCGATACCGCGCTCGTGAAGCTGGCGCTGGGCTCGCTATAG
- a CDS encoding HD domain-containing phosphohydrolase codes for MRLSDIVRTGARALPPREVGRAPRPASSPAPEPVRPVAPVRELRPPAPPDRVERLHPSEPTEGGAPKRGDAADLIFQRAVERIRETLAVRREAPFSLAQAEEAVEILLKSLESSDALLASFFRVSDLATNPARKAVNVAILAMKMGLELGYPRKEVRDLGLAALLCDVGTTLVPAEILGSPGALTANDRAILRSRQLEAAQVLPALTPEYRWLGEVIRARYEKPDGPHQPQDRLEECAAIIHLAEMYKSLVHPRPSRKRLGPLDALKEILSRHRATFPDKILKALIRSMSTYPVGSLVRLNTDDIAQVSGRNKDYPLRPVVEIIVRRGRRLPEPVRLDLAQSPLIHIKESVLEDALP; via the coding sequence TTGAGGCTCAGTGACATCGTCCGGACCGGAGCTCGCGCCCTGCCGCCGCGGGAAGTCGGCCGCGCGCCGCGCCCCGCCTCCTCGCCCGCGCCCGAGCCGGTCAGGCCGGTCGCGCCCGTCCGCGAGCTCCGACCGCCGGCCCCTCCCGACCGGGTGGAGCGGCTTCACCCATCGGAGCCCACCGAGGGCGGCGCTCCGAAGCGCGGCGACGCCGCGGACCTGATCTTCCAGCGGGCGGTGGAGCGCATCCGGGAAACCCTGGCCGTCCGGCGCGAGGCCCCGTTCTCCCTCGCCCAGGCGGAGGAGGCGGTGGAGATCCTGCTCAAGAGCCTCGAGAGCAGCGACGCGCTCCTGGCCTCCTTCTTCCGGGTCAGCGACCTGGCCACGAACCCGGCCCGCAAAGCGGTCAACGTCGCCATTCTGGCGATGAAGATGGGGCTGGAGCTCGGGTACCCGCGCAAAGAGGTCCGCGACCTGGGGCTGGCGGCCCTTCTCTGTGACGTCGGGACCACCCTGGTGCCGGCCGAGATCCTGGGGAGCCCGGGCGCGCTGACGGCCAATGATCGGGCGATCCTCCGGAGTCGCCAGCTGGAGGCCGCCCAGGTCCTGCCGGCGCTCACCCCGGAGTACCGGTGGCTGGGGGAAGTGATCCGGGCGCGGTACGAGAAGCCGGACGGGCCTCACCAGCCGCAGGATCGGCTCGAGGAATGCGCGGCGATCATTCACCTCGCCGAGATGTACAAGAGCCTGGTCCACCCCCGCCCCTCCCGCAAACGCCTGGGCCCGCTCGATGCCCTCAAGGAGATCCTCAGTCGGCACCGGGCCACGTTCCCGGACAAGATCCTCAAGGCCCTCATCCGGTCCATGTCGACCTATCCCGTCGGCAGCCTGGTCCGGCTGAACACGGATGACATCGCCCAGGTGTCGGGCCGCAACAAGGACTACCCCCTGCGCCCCGTCGTGGAGATCATCGTGCGGCGCGGACGGCGGCTGCCCGAGCCCGTGCGGCTGGACCTGGCTCAGAGTCCGCTGATCCACATCAAGGAGTCTGTGCTGGAGGACGCCCTCCCGTGA
- a CDS encoding SLBB domain-containing protein: MRREARACALVGLLALLPGCATPAPPVVPVVQATEVTARPPAPAPAVALAAPSPPPPAAEGTAPSPPAPAPEPSPLLQPVRENQSFVTVGSVPQYRIGPGDVLEILLATGLPQDRQTAAVKANGAVTVAFFEVNVGGLAPEQAAAEIQRQLAPYYKQIAVEVFVKEYSKKVTVLGAIGGKVGTVSLRGRTTLLDLLAEVGGPAPTADLERVRVLRPGAPPVTINLFRLLDEPLTQTFVLDAGDVIFVPAQGAAVPSAIPSATAGPTEMRGDDRRVFILGEVRSPGAFPLSANMRLSQALTLAGGPTDVAVLESARIIRGGIQNPQIVEADFRRLIEQGDVRQDVPLQANDLIVLPRSGIGNWNAFIAKIKPTLEVLTYPLALPVQINAISR; this comes from the coding sequence GTGAGGCGGGAGGCGCGAGCCTGCGCGCTCGTCGGCCTGCTCGCCCTGCTCCCCGGATGCGCGACTCCGGCCCCACCCGTCGTCCCCGTGGTCCAGGCGACCGAGGTGACGGCCCGCCCGCCGGCCCCGGCTCCGGCGGTGGCGCTGGCGGCGCCGAGCCCGCCACCGCCAGCGGCCGAGGGGACGGCGCCCTCGCCGCCGGCCCCCGCGCCCGAGCCCTCGCCGCTCCTTCAGCCGGTGAGGGAGAACCAGTCCTTCGTCACGGTGGGGAGCGTGCCCCAGTACCGGATCGGCCCCGGGGATGTCCTCGAGATCCTGCTGGCCACCGGACTCCCGCAGGACCGACAGACGGCCGCCGTGAAGGCCAATGGCGCGGTGACCGTCGCGTTCTTCGAGGTGAACGTGGGCGGCTTGGCCCCGGAGCAAGCGGCGGCCGAGATCCAGCGGCAGCTCGCGCCCTACTACAAGCAGATCGCCGTCGAGGTGTTCGTCAAGGAATACAGCAAGAAGGTGACGGTGCTGGGCGCGATCGGCGGCAAGGTGGGAACGGTTTCACTCCGGGGACGGACCACGTTGCTCGACCTGCTGGCCGAGGTGGGCGGGCCCGCGCCCACGGCCGACCTGGAGCGGGTGCGCGTCCTCCGACCCGGGGCGCCTCCGGTCACGATCAACCTGTTCCGCCTCCTCGACGAGCCCCTCACCCAGACATTCGTCCTCGACGCCGGCGACGTCATCTTCGTGCCGGCGCAGGGCGCGGCCGTTCCCAGCGCCATCCCGAGCGCCACCGCCGGCCCCACCGAGATGCGGGGCGACGACCGCCGGGTCTTCATCCTGGGCGAAGTCCGGAGCCCGGGCGCGTTTCCCTTGTCCGCGAACATGCGCCTGTCCCAGGCGCTCACCCTGGCCGGCGGGCCGACCGACGTCGCCGTCCTGGAGAGCGCGCGGATCATTCGCGGCGGGATCCAGAACCCCCAGATCGTGGAGGCGGACTTCCGAAGGCTGATCGAGCAGGGAGACGTGCGGCAGGACGTCCCGCTCCAGGCCAACGACCTCATCGTCCTCCCCCGGAGCGGCATCGGCAACTGGAACGCCTTCATCGCCAAGATCAAGCCGACCCTGGAAGTCCTGACGTACCCGCTCGCATTACCCGTCCAGATCAACGCCATCAGTCGCTGA
- a CDS encoding AAA family ATPase has product MAQYDINLRDYLRILRRRKGIIILVPLIFGAFSFGFALLQAPRPLYRTTAVVKVERSVNLTGLLQELVTFTPVGNVETQAALIKSFPVMSLASKKLGLIPTGATREEIQASPKYLGAINRLQDSLSVKLGEGTSLIEISVTSYDPEEAVRFANSVADAFQEDNFTTRSRQVREAREFIERQLGEVGATLRASENEIKGFKQAHRIFLFPEETKASLGRLGALEAELAVARRSIDDTQGQLELLKAARAGPRPGGFSADGADPALAKLLNSLADLTAQRDTLLVNLRPAHPQVKQLEAQIANVEDSIRAALSSRLQTLRARADEIQRTIATLRQEQATIPEAELQLARMERDIKVSERLFSLLKEKHQEALIREKEQVGDVSLVKPAILSRRPINPPQAGSKAAAGLVIGLVLGLVLAFVVEALDTSIGAIDDVESFLESPVLGVIPHLDIKGELSDEPDQPPLDRETEEKYAFLISLFLPNSRAVEAMRALRTNLLFTGLEQDLKMVMVTSATPMEGKTTIAINLAILLAQLGKRTLLIEADLRNPYLHHAFGIPKEPGFTDVVIGSARIDEAILTFSDFILGKAGLESLIERPGIDNLFLLPSGHQPPNPTEFLSAQALTSLLAEVRQRYDFVILDCAPVLPVADPTILGSRVDGTLLVVRVGSVARAALRRAKALLEAARARVLGVCLTGVKAEVSPDYAEMGYYRYRYGARRGESAQPAGPLGRVRAAFTDRVSGLVGLSVLLVALAAVYWAVRLGYLTLTFLSTLVIGLARLVGLG; this is encoded by the coding sequence ATGGCCCAGTACGACATCAACCTGAGAGACTACCTGCGGATCCTCCGGCGCCGGAAAGGGATCATCATCCTGGTCCCGCTGATCTTCGGCGCGTTCTCGTTCGGCTTCGCCCTCCTTCAGGCACCCCGGCCTCTCTATCGGACGACCGCCGTCGTGAAAGTCGAGCGGTCGGTGAACCTGACCGGGCTCCTGCAGGAGCTCGTGACCTTCACCCCGGTGGGCAACGTGGAGACACAGGCCGCCCTCATCAAGAGCTTTCCCGTGATGAGCCTGGCCTCGAAGAAGCTCGGGCTCATCCCCACCGGTGCCACCAGGGAGGAGATCCAGGCCTCACCCAAGTACCTCGGCGCGATCAACCGGCTCCAGGACAGCCTCTCCGTGAAGCTCGGCGAGGGGACGAGCCTCATCGAGATCAGCGTGACCTCGTACGATCCCGAAGAGGCGGTCCGCTTCGCCAACAGCGTCGCCGACGCGTTCCAGGAGGACAATTTCACGACCCGCAGCCGCCAGGTCCGGGAGGCCCGCGAGTTCATCGAGCGGCAGCTCGGGGAGGTCGGCGCGACGCTGCGAGCCTCCGAGAACGAGATCAAGGGGTTCAAGCAGGCCCACCGGATCTTTCTCTTTCCGGAGGAGACGAAGGCGTCCCTCGGCCGACTCGGCGCCCTGGAGGCCGAGCTGGCGGTGGCTCGGCGGTCGATCGACGACACCCAGGGGCAGCTCGAGCTGCTCAAGGCCGCCAGAGCCGGCCCGCGTCCCGGCGGCTTCTCCGCCGACGGCGCCGATCCCGCGCTCGCCAAGCTGCTGAACTCGCTGGCCGACCTCACGGCCCAGCGCGACACGCTGCTGGTCAACCTCCGTCCCGCCCATCCCCAGGTCAAGCAGCTCGAGGCCCAGATCGCCAACGTCGAGGACAGCATCCGGGCAGCCCTATCCTCTCGCCTCCAGACGCTGAGGGCACGGGCCGACGAGATCCAGCGGACCATCGCCACCCTGCGCCAGGAGCAGGCGACCATCCCGGAGGCCGAGCTCCAGCTGGCGCGCATGGAGCGGGACATCAAGGTCAGCGAGCGCCTGTTCTCCTTGCTCAAGGAGAAACACCAGGAGGCGCTGATCCGCGAGAAGGAGCAGGTGGGCGACGTCAGCCTGGTCAAGCCGGCGATCCTCTCCCGCCGGCCGATCAACCCGCCCCAGGCCGGGTCGAAGGCCGCCGCCGGGCTGGTCATCGGCCTCGTCCTGGGACTGGTGCTGGCCTTCGTGGTCGAGGCCCTGGACACCTCGATCGGCGCCATCGACGACGTCGAGTCGTTCCTGGAGAGCCCGGTCCTCGGCGTCATCCCGCACCTCGACATCAAGGGGGAGTTGAGCGACGAGCCCGATCAGCCGCCGCTGGATCGAGAGACCGAGGAGAAGTACGCCTTCCTCATCAGCCTGTTTCTCCCCAACTCCCGCGCCGTCGAGGCCATGCGAGCGCTCCGGACGAACCTGCTCTTCACCGGGCTCGAGCAGGACCTGAAGATGGTCATGGTCACCAGTGCGACCCCGATGGAAGGGAAGACCACCATCGCCATCAACCTGGCCATCCTGCTCGCCCAGCTCGGGAAGCGGACGCTCCTCATCGAGGCGGACCTCCGCAACCCGTACCTGCACCACGCATTCGGAATCCCGAAGGAGCCGGGATTCACCGACGTGGTCATCGGGAGCGCGCGGATCGACGAGGCGATCCTGACCTTCTCGGACTTCATCCTCGGCAAGGCGGGGCTGGAAAGCCTCATCGAGCGGCCGGGCATCGATAACCTGTTCCTCCTTCCCAGCGGTCACCAGCCACCCAACCCGACGGAATTCCTGAGCGCCCAGGCGCTGACGAGCCTCCTGGCCGAGGTGCGCCAGCGGTATGACTTCGTCATCCTCGACTGTGCCCCCGTCCTGCCGGTGGCGGACCCGACCATCCTGGGCTCGCGGGTCGATGGCACCCTCCTGGTCGTTCGGGTCGGAAGTGTGGCGCGGGCGGCCTTGCGGCGGGCCAAGGCGCTGCTCGAAGCGGCGCGGGCCCGCGTGCTCGGCGTCTGCCTCACCGGAGTGAAGGCCGAGGTGAGCCCCGACTACGCGGAAATGGGCTACTACCGATACCGGTACGGGGCGCGGAGGGGGGAGTCGGCCCAGCCGGCCGGACCGCTGGGACGCGTGCGGGCGGCCTTCACCGACCGGGTGAGCGGACTCGTCGGGCTGTCGGTCCTGTTGGTCGCTCTGGCGGCGGTGTACTGGGCGGTCCGCCTCGGCTACCTGACGCTCACCTTCCTCTCCACCCTCGTCATCGGGCTGGCCCGCCTGGTCGGCCTGGGCTGA